In Sebastes umbrosus isolate fSebUmb1 chromosome 15, fSebUmb1.pri, whole genome shotgun sequence, the genomic window TCTTTCACACTTTGTTCTGCAGCTGCCATTCAACAGTCCCTAAAGTTTAATCTTTATatagtccaggggtcagcaacctttactatcagaagagacattttagacaagaaaacaacaacaaatcatgtgatcattgtgatgaaggtaacacagtttatagtctatcagtctaatgcagtgagggccaaagagacaatgtactacggagtattagggccacattgagggaaaacacatctgagatttacacaataaaatcagaatattacaagaaattactactttataaacttctgattttattttcataatattatgactgtattctctaaatctcggatttattttttagaaaaataaagttgtaatatttcgagaataaagttataatttaacaagaaaaaaatcgtaatacaataataaaattataactacaataaaaaaatcgtaatattacgagaataaagtcataagtttacgagaataaaagaaaataacacgtaaaatgactactttataatatatactatattatgactttattctataaatctcagatttattttttttcctcaatgtggccctaatactccgtcgtaccatcgtaccatagacctacaacaatgatacataaAATGTGATGTAGGTTGCTGACTCCTGGTTTAGATGGAAAGAAAtccataataaatatagacgTGTGCTTCATGCATTGATAACCATGTGGCTGGAGGGAtgttgtgatgatgatgatgatgatgatgatgatggtgttttGCCCTCAGTCGTGTCTGCAGAGGCTACCTGGAGCATCATGGCCGGCTCTCTCTCCGTTTCTACCTCCACGTCACTTCTTCTGTAAAGCAGCGTCGCCGCAGGATGAGGAGGTCGCTCAGGCTGCCGAGGCTCTCCTCCGCTACAAGGACAGACCCTGGGATTACCTGGAGAGTGAAGGTACGTCACCTAACAGAAAACCTAAAagtctcatcttcctcctcttgtaCTTATAGATGAATCTCTCCTGACAGAGTACATCGAGAGGTACGGGACCAGTACAGTGTGGGCCGGCTACAGGAGGAACCACAAAGGAGGCATCCCCCCACAGAAGACACGCAAGACCTGCATAGTAAAGCTTTCTATTTTAATTCATCTTCCATTAGTTCCATTAGTTCCATCTGTCCTGTAAAGTAAAGTAACCTTCACACTGGTTCTGTTTCTGTAGAGAGGAGACAAGATATGTGGAAACCCCTGTCCAGTGTGTCGGGATCCAAACGTGATTATCCACCATCAGGTGGGTGAACGTCTCAGTCTCACTGATGGTCTCACTGATGGTCTCACGGCACattaaacacactaaacacattaaacacattaaacacatattaaacacacactaaacacacactaaacacacactaaacacacactaaacacacatcCACCACTGGGTTACAGTAGTAGTGTTCTGTTACACATTAGATATTTATCTTTTGCTGCCaaagtctgcaggtttttaTCAGAGTTGTttgcaaataaatgaatacgTTTGATATGTCTGCAATATTTAAATATGGAGCATCTTGGTGCAACAGAATCACATCAGCGTCAGTGGACAGTTCCATGTAACACATACAGCTCCATGTTGCCACACTAACATCATAccgtctctcctctcctacGTGTGCCAACCTCAATGTGTCCTCTCCTACAGAACGtgaagttgttgcagcagttcATCAGTCCTCACACTGGAACGGCGTACGATCCCACTAGAACCGGTGAGTCATCAGAGTGAGCTCATGTACTGATGCATTAAGGGTCTACCAGTCGACTGTCAGACGGCTCACGTTGTGTTGGTTGTTCCGtctgcaggtgtgtgtatgAAACAGCAGAAGAAGCTGAACGAGGCGATCGACACAGCGAGAGATCACGGTACGTACAGTCGGGTTCTATGAGGTACTGGTCCAGAGTCAGCTGAGCTAATGGACTGCTGTGgtcggggccggcagcaaaacagattttagcaCCTAAAAAAAACTTACATCAGTTTAAGTCAAcgctttatttagaatattcccacggctttacctcgctgtcggggaactgaagctgtgaTAGACGTCTACGCTCTCTTCTGTCACCAGACTGGCAACAGGAGTTACTGGTCCATCGCTGCCTCCATCACTTAGCTtatttgtgtgactttggtgaatctgaactaacgatggcgtattagggccacactgagggaaaaaacatcagaatattacgagaataaagtcataactttaggagataaaaaagtctgaatataaCGAGActaagtcataacttaatgagaaaaaagtcataacttaatgagaaaaaagtcataacttaatgagaaaaaagtcataactttacaagaaaaacagtcatctcctcctcctctaaagaGTCCGTTCCTCCATCAGGTCTGTTTGGTTCTTTCTTCACGATAAACTCAGTTTCTTTAATAACAATCTCTTCACGGTCCTGATCTTGATgataatgtgctgctgatgAGCCAGAAGATGaaatatttggttatttgtgaaacctaaactaaagtagaacttcacaagatgctccacgttcctcattttcacactattccCCCTCTAAAATAAAACGTACAATTACTActctataatattatgactttattctcagaaaTGTGGCtgtaatactccgtcgtatgaactaaccctttaaaacaccaaagtcacacaataacacaaactaaccagTTTAAAGTGGTGAaactgatgtatttatttaggtgtctaaaatctgttttcctgcccgtccacagcagtactcCTACAACCCCACAACTATACGTTACCCATCAGCCCCTTTGACGTCCTGTTATCCttgcattcatatttatttctctgttttgaACCCTAAGGTTTTAAGCAGATAAACTTGCATGTACTGTCAGCAAATGTCACTCTGTAGCGCCATCTGGTGGCAGCAGAAAGGTACAGTTTACCGTGTTCCTATGTTCAACCCAGTA contains:
- the mrps18b gene encoding 28S ribosomal protein S18b, mitochondrial; the encoded protein is MAVSLRGFTKVLIRLSPSVIHQPRLHQSCLQRLPGASWPALSPFLPPRHFFCKAASPQDEEVAQAAEALLRYKDRPWDYLESEEYIERYGTSTVWAGYRRNHKGGIPPQKTRKTCIRGDKICGNPCPVCRDPNVIIHHQNVKLLQQFISPHTGTAYDPTRTGVCMKQQKKLNEAIDTARDHGLLPFQIPYVEFSGEDYSNSHDAVGSTPPPRSLTSGDTWYKWYSEITPDENEVAKVKKTYKAYLK